AAATGAATTGCCGGATTTGATTTTGACTGATTTAATCATGCCAAAAATTAATGGTTTTGAGTTTTTTAAAATGCTTAAAACAATGGGATTGGAAAAAAGCATTCCGTTTATTTTTCTAACAGCAAGAACAGATGTTGAATCCATGCATTACGCAATGCAGCTTGGCGCTGATGATTATATTGTAAAACCATACAAAGCCGATGAACTTATTCAAAGAATTAAAACAAGATTATGGAAACAAAAATTAATTGATGATAATTTTGACAAACTTAAAACAAGCATTTCACTTTATGTTCCACACGAATTAAGAACTCCTCTAATTGCAATTTTAGGTTATACACAAATGCTTTTAGATGATTATAATGAAATTTCCGATGACGATAAAAAAGAAATGATTCATTCAGTTTATAGTTCCGGATTAAGAATTCACAACAGAATAGAAAAGTTTGTTAACTATACGGAATATAAACTTGGCACAAAAAATATCGGGAAAAATCTTGATCTTGAATTTGTTAATCCAGCTAAACAAAACTGTCTGCAAAAAATTCAAAAATGTTTTGATTGTAAAGACAGAATAAATGATATACAAATTAATTTTCAACCGGCAAAATTAAATATTGAAGAAAGAGATTTTGAAATTATGATGCAAGAAATAATTGAAAATGCATGCAGATATTCACCAGCGGGAACTCCAATTGATATTTACGGAACTACTAACAATCATAACTACGTTGTAAGTGTTAAAAATATTGGAGAAGGATTATCAATACAAAATATTCATGAGTTCTCTGTAACAAATTCAAACTACAATAGAAAGGAAAACGGTTTGGGTTTATCAATTGTTGATATGATTGTAAAATTATACAATATTCAATTAGAAATAATTTCTAAAAATAATCAAGTAAGCATCAATTTAAAATTCCCTCAGATTAATATTAATTAGCAAAAATATTTATTCATTTACATCAAAAAAAAACCGCTTACAACAAAATTCCTTAATCAAATAATTACACTTCCGAAGATTTACCATAGAAAAAAATTATAAATCAAAATTATATCTGAATTATTCTTAAGAATTAAGGGAGTTCTCATGTTAAACAATCTAAAAATTGGCGTCCGACTTGGATTAGGATTCGGTGTTACTGTATTGTTATTAGGAATTGTAATATTTTCGGGATTAAGCAGTTTATCTTCTGTTAATGAAAACGTAACACTAATTGTGGAAGACCGATTTCCCAAAACAGTTCAAGCAAATGAAATGATTAATGTTGTAAATGATAATGCACGAGCGATAAGAAATTTACTTTTAAGGAAAGATGAAGCAACAAAAGAAGATTCTTACAAAAGATTCCAGCATGCAAAAGAAGTAGTTGATAAAAACACAGAAATTTTTGAAAGAACAATTACAACAGAAGAAGGTAAAAAACTACTTGCAAAACTTAATGATGTTAGAAAAAATGAATATTTCCCAATTCGTGAAAAAGTATTAAAAGAATATGATGCCGGAAATTATGAATTAGCAACAGAAATGTTATTTAAAGAATTTAGAATTGCTCAAAATGATTATTTTGATGCAATTGCAGATTTAATTGCTTACCAAAACGAACTTGTAGAAATTGGTGCAGAAGAAGTTCACGAAGCGTATAA
The nucleotide sequence above comes from Ignavibacteriota bacterium. Encoded proteins:
- a CDS encoding response regulator, whose translation is MDTILVVEDETHVRNNIIELLTYEGYKCLEAQDGLNAISILKNELPDLILTDLIMPKINGFEFFKMLKTMGLEKSIPFIFLTARTDVESMHYAMQLGADDYIVKPYKADELIQRIKTRLWKQKLIDDNFDKLKTSISLYVPHELRTPLIAILGYTQMLLDDYNEISDDDKKEMIHSVYSSGLRIHNRIEKFVNYTEYKLGTKNIGKNLDLEFVNPAKQNCLQKIQKCFDCKDRINDIQINFQPAKLNIEERDFEIMMQEIIENACRYSPAGTPIDIYGTTNNHNYVVSVKNIGEGLSIQNIHEFSVTNSNYNRKENGLGLSIVDMIVKLYNIQLEIISKNNQVSINLKFPQININ